The Larimichthys crocea isolate SSNF chromosome I, L_crocea_2.0, whole genome shotgun sequence genomic interval AGTGATATAGAGCGCAAATGAGACAAGAATTAGGAAAAACATTAGATGCTGTCGGTGGGGAGTGTCTCTGCAggccgggcctcactgattactgtacaaaaacacaacttttataACTTGtggttttgtctgtttgacaTAGTCCGACTGCTCTGCCTCAGCTTTTGTTGATAGCTTTCATTAGCTAACCAGCCATCCCATTAGGTGCCTCTGACCAGACTGGGAGCTCGTCTCTAGCACAGACAGTTCAAGACTGCCATTAGGGGTGGTGTTCTGAGCTCCCAGTCCAGGCTGAGTCAGGTAATGGGATAGATAGCTGCACCATAACTGAGTTAACCATCTAATGGCAACCGTAGTTAGTGGTTACTTTAGCAACGAGTAAATATATTTGTCCGTCTTTAATTacataaatcacaaagagtttAGGGAGGACATCCGAGGGAATGTTTTCTGAAAAGTCACTACATTTGATTTCCGATTGCTCAGTGGTGATTTGTTTTTCCGTTTGATTGCATCCgttttttgtatttcttcctttttttaggTTAAATTGACCCTGGCCTGCCACCTGGTGTGGAGGCCTGTTACCCAGGGAGGAGGCCTTGCTGGGTGGGAGGAAACATGATGAGCGGGAAGAGCCTGTTGTTGAAGGTGATCCTGCTGGGGGATGGTGGAGTGGGCAAGTCCTCCCTAATGAACCGCTACGTCACAGACCGCTTCGACTCTCAGTCCTTTCACACCATCGGTGTGGAGTTTCTCAACCGGGACCTGGAGGTGGACGGGCGCCTGGTTACTCTTCAGATCTGGGACACAGCAGGTCAGGAGCGCTTTAAGTCCCTGCGTACGCCCTTCTACCGAGGCGCCGACTGCTGTCTGCTCACATTCGCTGTGAACGACCTGCAGAGTTTCCAGAACCTCGGCTGCTGGAAGAAGGAGTTCATGTACTACTCTGACGTTAAAGACCCTGAGCGGTTTCCTTTCGTGGTACTTGGCAATAAGGTAGACATGGAGCAGAGGGAAGTGGGGGAAGATGAAGCACGGGCGTGGTGCGAAGAGAACGGCTGCTGCCCTTACTTCGAGACTAGTGCTAAGGATGACACTAATGTCACGGCTGCATTCGAGGCAGCTGTCAGGGAGGTTCTGGCTGCTGAAGACCAGATTGACCATGCACTACTGAGTAGTACTATTGATCTACATGGCAACCGCAAAACCTCTCGCACGTCTTGCTGCTGATTTGTCAGGTGTGAATCCACTTTGTCTTAATCTTGCTGGCTGAAACGTGCCCATGGCTAGTTTTGAGAGCCAGTCAGATATTGTTTATGGTACACTATAAGTACAAGGTACTCAGTATCCCCTAACGATAATGTGGATAAGATACAGCTGCTCTGATGAGAGCTGTTTCAAGGATTCAGTTGGTATCAAGATTGTTGAGTTATTGCTCAAGGTACAGGCACACTGTAACAGGCACACTCATCCTTTGTACTCTGTCTGCTTTCAGTAGtgttgcacaaaaaaaatattgttacCCAGCTTCAGCTTAGTCTGCCTATGCAGGAGTTATATCAAATGGTGCTTTCAGagcatttttaaacaaatttgaaataattaatattttagcTGGACGAGAGAATATATGAATCCTCTCTTGAAGAGCACACTCTACCTTTGGCACAGCAACACAGTTCCTGTAACTGCCGTGCTCTGTCAGTCCGTGAGCGGATTTTCCTGGGTTTTTAGCAGAACTTTGAAtacttcatcacattttttcTCGTTATCAGATCTTTCGGGAGAAGCAGAGAGCTAATGTATTTTCTGGGCACAGACAGTGCGAGGGACAGATATTGTACTTGGAAACTCCCAACATCGGTACGATGACAAATATGATTTGAGGTACGAGAAAGGGGAAATGATTGCTGCTCTCAAAAGAAAGACGACCTTGTTTGTCTTCAGTGGTAAGGGAATTGCGAGCTTTAATTTTGCAGCTCTGAGCGTGTAAGTACAAGGTACGAGCTATCGGGAACGCTCTTACTCATTTGACTATTTTATCTGTCGTTGCACTGCTGTGTAGCAGGAGGTGTCAGGTTGTCAGATAATTTTACGTACATGGGGCCTGTTTACTAAGTGAGGTTCAGTCAGTGTTCTCTCAAAGTTCAAAGATAATGCTGCTTTTGCTACTGTTGTTCATcaactgctgtttatttttctgtgaagcGCGTTTCCATCCGCCgttcattacatttttctttcttttttttttttacaggcattGTGTGATATTTTCATTAGGCTTCAGTGCTTGATCAAGGCTTGATTAAAGTCTGTTTTCCCGATGTATAAGTGAAGTTATAATTATTAGGATTAACAATAATTTTCACTATTATGTGTCTGCCTTGTTGATTGGCAGGGCTTAACATTCCAGTCctgtagtttttttcttcttttttctccttttctgaaGGTCTCCTGTgctttacattatattacatacaCCTTGTGCTGTCAAGTCTGTTCATTCTAGGTCTCAGCTGAATATTAAACAGCCTCAGCAGAAGGACACAGCCGTTAAGACCTGCAACGTGTGCATTGTGCATCACCCAGTTCATACAGTACTGGGTGAAAATATACAACTGAGTTTTCTGACAACTAAATGATGTTTACTTGTTTTCAGCTGGGTGGTACTTTAGTTTTgactttcagtgtttttaatacaGACTGACTTAGATTTGAGTTTGTCCCTTTTGGTTTTGCTGCTATAGGCCAGAGGGCTTTGTTGTTTGGCTGCACAGTTTGAGTAAATAATATGCCTGACATTCAATGCTTCAAGTCTAACATAGTCTAATTTCATTCTCATCAGTATTTTGATTGCTGCTggaatattgttttatatttcatccaGTCATACCCGTTTCATAAATAAGATAACTGTTTTCTTGCAACCACAGATAGCCTCCATTATAGTTCATGTTctcatacttttttttctcttgcagtATGTTGAAGGTCTTGTGTATTCTCTCAGCCTGAGATCACGTTATCTGcctttcaaatgaaaacatgcatcaTGTCttagtgtgtgcatgcagactAACGGTTAACTGTGAAAGTGAGCCGAATCCAACCAGGTACAGTCATATTTACTTAATACATGGAACTTTTGGTTTAATGCAGgcttaaaacaaacagcttgtTCATGTGATTACTGGTAACGTTTTTATAAGGTGTGGCGACTAGTGGTACTCACAGCGTAGGGAGAGAAACTTTATTAACTGTGAACTGAGTAGGGCATTTTAACAAAATGAAGCTGGTACATTAATTCAAAGCAAAAATGAGGGCTGTTATCATTTGTAAGTGTTAATATTTTCTGGATTTAACAGAATATTTTGTCTCTTTactgtatttcagtttttatcctGTTCAGATGTAGCCTACCACAGTGTTTACCTGGAATCTGTATAAGATGGTAGCATAACCCTACAGTATGTTACCCTCATGATGCTGTCTTATTTTCACTGCAACCCAGACTAATGTCagtatttcttttcatgtttctgtaatatttatgaatgtaaaagaaaattTCTTTGGGCCGTCCATATTAATGGCTTATGTAAATCGCAAAGGGcattcattttataataatgTACAAAATGACACCGAACGTCTGTTTCACCCTCAGTGCTCGACTCATGAGAGTGATTGAAGCTGTGTGAGAGTCAGACTGTTCATCTTGATTATGCGTTGATCTAATGGACAACTTCCCCTTATTCCTCTTTTTGCACTACAGAGGATAGAGACGGCGTGCCAACATGCTGGCAAAGTGGTGTATACTCTCCAGTGCTTGGCTACAAATAAAACACGCAACATACCAAATGAGATTCTATCTTGTCAGTGCTTTTTGTGCTTATGCCTTGAAAATTCATGAAAGTATCGGggcttgaaaaatgactttcaagcttgaaaacaaaaaactatttttaaaatgggTCACTCAAACTAATCGGTATACTTCGGCTCTCTCCGCTTTGCTGTTCTGTATGGTGGGATCATTTTCAGCATCGGGAGGGGGGAAAATGAAgcattactgttgtttgtcagCAAGACCACAAGTAAAACATAGGTCATGAATTTTTACCCGCAAATGTAGCTCGTTTGAATTTCATCATGCAAGACCTTGAAAGTTCTTGAATGACCAAGTATGTCTGTGGACCCAGGAGACGGTGAACACTGTTTATTCCTCCTTCATTAAAAAGAATATCGAGCATGCACCACACACCgagaaattaaaaagaaaaaaacctttttcaTCAAGTCTGCATTCAAACTACatctttttaaatcttaaatgtACAGAAAGTACAGGTTGTATAGTCACTGGTCAAATGCAGAAAATCATAAGCATAAATCTGAATTGTTATGGCTCAGTTCCCAACTGCATTTCTACcattttacaacttcacataGCAACACACTATAGCCTCtatttcaatgaaaaaaatatcaaaataatgaAGAGGAACAATTTAACAAATACTGCCAACGCTTTACAGAACAGTATAAATTTGATGACTGGCTCATTTGTAATGGGCATCATGAAAAGTTGAAGGTGCTGTCAGGAGATGTCAGATGCGTTTGCAGGATACGGAGAGCACAGTGtccctcctttgtctctctgcagcctcccAAACAGGTCATGgtctcccttctcctctttcacccTGCGCTTGAGCTTCCTCAGATACATCTGGTTCACAGCCAAGTGCAGGGAACAGTGCACCTGTGGACACAAGAGGAGAGAATACAAAACACCTTACAAAATACCTTGGCCCCCTAAATGTGGCAGGGAGCCAAGGATGGAGCGCTAGTCGAACACTGTGACACTACACTTTCACAGAATACAAAcaaatgggttttttttccagaagcACTGTGCACAAATACTTCAAagaatattgtgttttattatcaaattcttttaccaacacaaaaaaaataatcatcaaaCAGCCAGCAGTCCCTTGACAAATCCACCACTCACAGCTGGGTAAAGCTTCCACCAAATAGAATAATCTACTTATTATGTTGCAAAAGGTTTTTGTTAGTAATACCCAAAGTGTAAAAGTAGTAGTAAAGTTCAGCTACAGTAAGTAAAAAGGTGTGTTATACAATAACTACAACAAAATTCCTAAAGAattagagacaaaacaaagctgTCTCATCTCTATAAAAGTACCTCAGTCATGCATTAACAGCAGGGGGGGACTCACACCTCAACAATGTGTTTCAGGTCGAATAATATGAGGTCACTCGATAAGTTAGCACCTAGTGCTTTTTGCCATCTCACAATTATGAGAGAAACAATTCCAGACCTTTCTAGATCAGAACTAAACAAGTATGTCCCTTTGTCAGAAAGAAACTATTCAAAATTATCTAAAATTCCTGCAGTCTCCTCACTCTAAAGCCATcgttttttattattcagagGGAGGTAGGGATCATGCAGCAGCATGTGGATGGTGTTGTGCGTGCGGTTGCCGTCCCTGAAGAGCTGCATTGAGCCTTTAGAGAGGTCTAACCCTCTCTTTGTCCACAGGACCCCCTCCTTTGACACGTAATATAACCCTTGGCAGAGACCCGTAGCGCAGGTGGCCCCCACAACTGGCTCCTTATTGGCTAGCTTTTAGAAAACAGGCATGACTCCATTGTTGAGGCTTTTCTCCGGCCCGTGAGAAAAGTCCTGAGGTCAGCGTGAGACTGCAAATGCGTGCTTGTCTGCCACCATGGCAACCAGATGTGAGGGAGGGTAACCATGGTAACCTTTTTAATCCCCCATTCTCTGCAACAGCTGCATTCTGGCTGCACATGTGTTGCAAATTGGTGGTTATTCCTTACATATGTTAATTTATTAGTGGTGTGTTATTTGTATCTTTGAGCTCAGTGTGGAGCAGAAACCAATTTTAGATGCTAACCTCGGCAAGCAAAAAGCCCAATAATTTACAAGCTATTTTGGTGACttggcattaaaaacaaatgaaataaaacttacTGCATGTAAAAGCAGCAGATAAACCTCacacacgtaaaaaaaaaaaaaatacaaagaaaaagaaataacaaaatattaacATTCTTCCCaacaagaaaagtaaaaatatatggacaacatttttttaagagtCCATAAACGCAGGCGGTTCTGTGCAGGTGATGTGGAAGTAGAGAAATGTTGCCGTCCTTTTAGATCCCCATATTGGTGGTGAAGTAGTGACAGAGCCATCAGAGAAGCTGGTGGAGTAGtgacagagcagacaggaagctgGTGAGCCTAACACCGTGCACCTAAGCCTTTCCTCCCCAGATACCGCAGAATTGCAAAGTTATAGGTGGTCGACACAGTGTAGGTCAGCTACGGAAGTACAAGCAGAGACAAAAGGTGTCAGAACagaagtgaaaagaaagaaacatccaCACCCTGATACTctacaaataagaaaaaaaaaatatgattaactGCTAATGACATTAATTTGATAGCAGATACCATCCGTATAACAGCTTCTGTAATGGAGTGTGCAAGTATAATGGGTGTACCATTT includes:
- the rab9b gene encoding ras-related protein Rab-9B, encoding MMSGKSLLLKVILLGDGGVGKSSLMNRYVTDRFDSQSFHTIGVEFLNRDLEVDGRLVTLQIWDTAGQERFKSLRTPFYRGADCCLLTFAVNDLQSFQNLGCWKKEFMYYSDVKDPERFPFVVLGNKVDMEQREVGEDEARAWCEENGCCPYFETSAKDDTNVTAAFEAAVREVLAAEDQIDHALLSSTIDLHGNRKTSRTSCC